The following coding sequences are from one Streptomyces sp. NBC_01485 window:
- a CDS encoding KamA family radical SAM protein, producing the protein MPDLPLLPPEETRFRAYGPRHIDTIAGRFGLPDEVTETVRRISLVLPFRVNEYVLSELIDWDRIPDDPMFQLTFPQRGMLARADEEQLGKLSADPADRLLLRDAVADVRARLNPHPSGQQEFNVPTLDGVELPGLQHKYRETVLYFPGQGQTCHAYCTYCFRWAQFVGDADLRFAAPDPGGLLAYLGAHPEARDVLVTGGDPMVMSTERLRGHLEPLLAVDSVDTIRIGTKSVAYWPQRFVTDQDADDVLRLFERVTAAGKQLAVMAHFSHPRELDTDLARQAMARIRATGAVVYCQAPLIAHVNDDADVWSALWRAELAAGAVPYYLFVERDTGPHDYFKVPLARAVDIFAAAYRTLPGLARTVRGPAMSATPGKVVVDGVEDGPDGRHFRLRMLQARDPALVGRPFRARWTPDAAWLDDLEIDPATPADLAAALRGSGERTGT; encoded by the coding sequence ATGCCGGACCTCCCGCTCCTCCCGCCGGAGGAGACACGCTTCCGGGCGTACGGCCCACGCCACATCGACACCATCGCCGGCCGCTTCGGACTGCCCGACGAGGTCACGGAGACCGTGCGCCGGATCTCCCTCGTGCTGCCCTTTCGGGTCAACGAGTACGTCCTGTCGGAGCTGATCGACTGGGACCGGATCCCCGACGACCCCATGTTCCAGCTGACCTTCCCGCAGCGCGGCATGCTGGCCCGCGCCGACGAGGAGCAGCTAGGCAAGCTCTCCGCCGACCCCGCGGACCGGCTGCTGCTGCGGGACGCCGTGGCCGACGTCCGCGCCCGCCTCAACCCGCACCCCTCGGGGCAGCAGGAGTTCAACGTGCCCACCCTGGACGGCGTCGAGCTGCCCGGCCTGCAGCACAAGTACCGCGAGACCGTCCTGTACTTCCCCGGGCAGGGCCAGACCTGCCACGCGTACTGCACCTACTGTTTCCGCTGGGCGCAGTTCGTCGGCGACGCCGACCTGCGCTTCGCCGCGCCGGACCCCGGCGGCCTGCTCGCCTACCTCGGCGCGCATCCCGAGGCGCGCGACGTGCTGGTCACCGGCGGCGACCCGATGGTCATGTCCACCGAGCGGCTGCGCGGTCACCTGGAGCCGCTGCTCGCCGTCGACTCCGTCGACACGATCCGCATCGGCACCAAGTCGGTCGCCTACTGGCCGCAGCGGTTCGTCACCGACCAGGACGCCGACGACGTCCTCAGACTGTTCGAGCGCGTGACCGCGGCGGGCAAACAGCTCGCCGTGATGGCCCACTTCAGCCACCCGCGCGAACTCGACACCGACCTGGCGAGGCAGGCGATGGCCCGCATCCGTGCCACCGGCGCGGTCGTCTACTGCCAGGCGCCCCTGATCGCCCACGTCAACGACGACGCCGACGTGTGGAGCGCGCTGTGGCGGGCCGAACTGGCAGCCGGCGCCGTGCCGTACTACCTGTTCGTGGAACGCGACACCGGACCGCACGACTACTTCAAGGTGCCGCTCGCCCGGGCCGTGGACATCTTCGCCGCCGCCTACCGCACCCTGCCCGGCCTCGCCCGCACCGTACGCGGCCCCGCCATGTCGGCCACCCCCGGCAAGGTCGTGGTGGACGGCGTCGAGGACGGCCCCGACGGCCGCCACTTCCGCCTGCGCATGCTCCAGGCACGCGACCCCGCCCTCGTAGGACGCCCCTTCCGGGCCCGCTGGACACCGGACGCGGCCTGGCTGGACGACCTGGAGATCGACCCGGCCACCCCCGCCGACCTCGCCGCCGCACTACGAGGCTCCGGAGAAAGGACCGGGACATGA
- a CDS encoding pyridoxal phosphate-dependent aminotransferase: MTGIAVRPSSPNLALNQLVDERRSAGENLVHLAFGEARLPLLPQLAEQLAAGAARTAYGPVAGAHDAREAVAGYFRRRRLPTEADQIVLAPGSKPLLMALQLAVPGDVLLPRPAWNTYAPQAAYAGKQVFGVPIPDECGGVPEPGELRKALRRARADGHDPRLLVLTLPDNPTGTLAPPALVRELCALAREEDLLIVSDEIYRDIVHDPDTTPYLSPAEAAPERTVVTSGLSKTLGLGGWRIGVARFPQGETGGRLRDAVVSVASELWSTLAGPMQQVARYAFAEPPEITERLRSGARLHGAVARQVHRIAVEAGAHCRPPTGGFYVYPDFAPLRARLAERGVTDSASLARRLLDDSGIVVLAGHLLGDDPGALRFKAATSLLYGDEKQQAEALGCDDPVRLPHIAAQLDAITEGFARLVR, translated from the coding sequence ATGACCGGCATCGCCGTGCGCCCGTCGTCGCCCAACCTGGCGCTCAACCAGCTCGTGGACGAACGCCGTTCCGCCGGCGAGAACCTCGTCCACCTCGCCTTCGGCGAGGCCAGACTGCCGCTGCTGCCGCAACTGGCCGAGCAGTTGGCGGCCGGCGCCGCCCGCACCGCCTACGGTCCCGTGGCCGGCGCGCACGACGCCCGGGAGGCCGTCGCCGGCTACTTCCGCCGCCGCCGGCTGCCCACCGAGGCCGACCAGATCGTGCTGGCCCCCGGCAGCAAACCACTCCTGATGGCACTGCAACTCGCCGTCCCGGGCGATGTGTTGCTGCCCCGGCCGGCCTGGAACACCTACGCCCCGCAGGCCGCCTACGCGGGCAAGCAGGTCTTCGGCGTGCCGATCCCCGACGAGTGCGGCGGCGTGCCCGAGCCGGGGGAGCTGCGCAAGGCGCTGCGCCGGGCGCGGGCCGACGGCCACGACCCGCGGCTGCTGGTCCTCACCCTGCCCGACAACCCGACGGGCACCCTCGCCCCGCCCGCGCTGGTCCGCGAACTGTGCGCGCTCGCCCGCGAGGAGGACCTGCTGATCGTCTCGGACGAGATCTACCGGGACATCGTGCACGACCCGGACACGACCCCGTACCTCAGTCCGGCGGAGGCGGCACCGGAGCGCACGGTGGTCACCAGCGGCCTGTCCAAGACGCTCGGCCTGGGCGGCTGGCGCATCGGGGTCGCGCGCTTCCCGCAGGGGGAGACGGGCGGGCGACTGCGGGACGCGGTGGTCTCGGTGGCCAGCGAACTGTGGTCCACACTGGCCGGCCCCATGCAACAGGTCGCCCGGTACGCCTTCGCCGAACCGCCGGAGATCACCGAACGGCTGCGCTCCGGCGCACGCCTGCACGGCGCGGTGGCCCGGCAGGTGCACCGCATCGCCGTCGAAGCGGGCGCCCACTGCCGTCCGCCCACCGGCGGGTTCTACGTCTACCCGGACTTCGCACCGCTGCGCGCCCGCCTCGCCGAACGGGGCGTCACCGACTCCGCGTCCCTGGCCCGCCGTCTCCTCGACGACTCCGGGATCGTCGTCCTCGCCGGCCACCTGCTCGGCGACGACCCCGGGGCCCTGCGCTTCAAGGCGGCCACCAGCCTGCTGTACGGCGACGAGAAACAGCAGGCGGAGGCGCTGGGCTGCGACGACCCGGTCCGCCTGCCGCACATCGCCGCCCAACTGGACGCCATCACGGAGGGCTTCGCCCGTCTCGTCCGCTAG
- a CDS encoding maleylpyruvate isomerase family mycothiol-dependent enzyme — translation MKELEPTTETFREIAAAADRLLAGLDALGDDDIAAPSRLPGWTRGHVLSHLARQVPALERLLEWARTGVETPQYANRQARDAEIEAGAHRLAADLVADVRESARHFQRTVEELPAPAWNAAIRPFTGELCTPRRILVIRLRELELHHVDLAVGYDVADIPATARNIVLDDVLGYYAAAEGMPDFTVRGGDGAQLARFGTDGPVVSGEPADLLAWLAGRTSGARLDTTGELPVLPPWL, via the coding sequence TTGAAGGAACTGGAACCCACCACTGAGACCTTCCGGGAGATCGCCGCCGCCGCGGACCGGCTGCTCGCCGGCCTCGACGCGCTCGGCGACGACGACATCGCGGCTCCGTCCCGGCTCCCCGGCTGGACGCGCGGCCACGTCCTGAGCCACCTGGCCCGCCAAGTGCCGGCGCTGGAACGCCTGTTGGAGTGGGCGCGCACGGGTGTGGAGACCCCGCAGTACGCGAACCGGCAGGCCCGCGACGCCGAGATCGAGGCAGGTGCCCACCGCCTCGCCGCGGACCTGGTGGCGGACGTACGAGAGAGCGCGAGGCACTTCCAGCGGACTGTCGAAGAGCTGCCCGCGCCTGCCTGGAACGCCGCGATCAGGCCCTTCACCGGGGAGTTGTGCACCCCTCGCCGCATTCTGGTGATCCGGCTGCGGGAACTCGAACTGCACCATGTGGACTTGGCCGTCGGCTATGACGTCGCCGACATTCCGGCGACCGCGCGGAACATCGTCCTGGACGACGTCCTCGGCTACTACGCCGCCGCCGAGGGCATGCCGGACTTCACGGTGCGGGGCGGCGACGGCGCGCAACTCGCCCGCTTCGGCACCGACGGCCCCGTGGTGTCCGGCGAGCCCGCCGACCTCCTGGCGTGGCTGGCCGGCCGGACGTCCGGCGCGCGCCTCGACACGACGGGCGAACTGCCGGTGCTGCCGCCGTGGCTCTGA
- a CDS encoding acyl carrier protein, which yields MDPRFTELLRSSLKLADRDADAITPDTELRKIGLDSMQAIELLFSIEDTFGISLPDDELNDTTFATAGSLWRAIAAQLSDEPGGEVTP from the coding sequence GTGGACCCCCGCTTCACCGAACTGCTGCGCTCCTCCCTCAAGCTCGCCGACCGCGACGCCGACGCCATCACTCCGGACACCGAGCTGCGCAAGATCGGCCTCGACTCCATGCAGGCCATCGAGCTGCTCTTCTCCATCGAGGACACCTTCGGCATCTCCCTGCCGGACGACGAGCTCAACGACACCACCTTCGCGACCGCCGGCAGCCTGTGGCGGGCGATCGCCGCGCAGTTGTCGGACGAACCCGGCGGCGAGGTGACGCCGTGA
- a CDS encoding acyl-CoA dehydrogenase family protein produces the protein MTAPLDLTDQLAHVARVCEEHRQRTDRDAVFPVEALDALRRTGLLGLLVPVEYGGLGGTVRDLVGAALTLGRSDTSVGMIFAMHCQQTAAVVGHAGERLRKELLPRVAGGEVYLASVTTEAGKGGHLLSAQAQLGRSGERLEIDRLAPVVTGGMYADGFLITMRSAGEQAEHEVSLVYADRDQLEVTGSGDWQPLGMRASHSLPLRLTGGVPGHQVVGEHGRFHEIAGKVFGPLAHLGWSAVWLGTAAGALSRVLRMIRGREGRDRFDVGSELLLTRISRARQRLDVVHALLWRALEVVESGEDLSVPARQLLLNSLKITASEECLAAVDGLVDAVGLRHGYLKDSPTRLEQALRDLRSAALNYSNDRLHLADGRLALRDQGVSFA, from the coding sequence GTGACCGCGCCCCTGGACCTGACCGACCAGCTCGCCCACGTCGCCCGCGTCTGTGAGGAGCACCGGCAACGCACCGACCGGGACGCCGTGTTCCCGGTGGAGGCGCTGGACGCGCTGCGCCGCACCGGCCTGCTCGGCCTCCTGGTTCCGGTCGAGTACGGCGGTCTCGGGGGCACCGTCCGGGACCTGGTCGGGGCGGCGCTGACCCTCGGGCGCAGCGACACGTCCGTCGGCATGATCTTCGCGATGCACTGCCAGCAGACGGCGGCCGTGGTGGGTCACGCCGGCGAGCGGCTGCGCAAGGAGCTGCTGCCGCGCGTCGCGGGTGGGGAGGTCTACCTCGCCTCGGTGACCACGGAGGCGGGCAAGGGTGGTCATCTGCTGTCCGCGCAGGCGCAGTTGGGGCGCTCGGGGGAGCGGCTGGAGATCGACCGCCTCGCGCCCGTCGTGACCGGCGGGATGTACGCCGACGGCTTCCTCATCACGATGCGCAGCGCGGGGGAGCAGGCCGAGCACGAGGTGTCGTTGGTGTACGCCGACCGTGACCAGTTGGAGGTGACCGGTTCCGGCGACTGGCAGCCGCTGGGCATGCGGGCGAGCCACAGTCTTCCGCTGCGGCTGACCGGCGGTGTGCCGGGCCATCAAGTGGTCGGCGAGCACGGGCGGTTCCATGAGATCGCCGGGAAGGTCTTCGGGCCGCTGGCCCATCTGGGCTGGTCCGCGGTGTGGCTCGGCACGGCGGCGGGCGCGCTGTCGCGGGTGCTGAGGATGATCCGCGGCCGGGAGGGCCGGGACCGGTTCGACGTCGGCTCGGAGCTGCTCCTCACCCGGATCTCCCGGGCGCGCCAGCGGCTGGACGTGGTGCACGCGCTGCTGTGGCGGGCGCTGGAGGTGGTGGAGTCGGGCGAGGACCTGTCGGTGCCGGCGCGGCAGCTCCTGCTGAACTCCCTGAAGATCACCGCGTCCGAGGAGTGCCTCGCGGCGGTGGACGGCCTCGTCGACGCGGTCGGCCTGCGCCACGGCTACCTCAAGGACTCGCCCACCCGCCTCGAACAGGCCCTGCGCGACCTGCGCTCGGCGGCCCTGAACTACAGCAACGACCGGCTGCATCTGGCGGACGGCAGACTGGCGTTGCGTGACCAGGGAGTGAGCTTTGCCTGA
- a CDS encoding acyl-CoA dehydrogenase family protein, producing the protein MSRPVTPGGAFAALDALPGSASGAEVWAALGAGGGISGSYRDGSVRAGLDPDALADVLSAVDARFSVAATLSAGVQLATALPVLAAGGGPVVEKTLSGALSGRTTVALAATDVTAGTDLTGLRTEVRLAGDGVRVSGEKQWIANATTAASFLVLARHRPGRHFTDFTWILVPADAPGVTVRPAPSALFADSGVGHVEFDDVALSREHVVGRVGLGLPLFARHIAGERLAGALWGVALCRRVLADTHRRLSGRAHGTGTLWDLDHVRQRFARCLVRVQELQALAACRGEAVATRYDTAAAATLKAAAGSTVTDVLAECAQLWGSAGFATGGIQEVRAQAALFGIGGGATEVVLDLVADNAGRLLDALARPGTLP; encoded by the coding sequence GTGTCGCGGCCGGTCACACCGGGCGGCGCCTTCGCCGCGCTCGACGCCCTGCCCGGCAGTGCGAGCGGCGCCGAGGTCTGGGCCGCGCTCGGGGCCGGGGGAGGGATCTCCGGGTCCTACCGCGACGGCTCGGTACGGGCGGGCCTGGACCCCGACGCTCTCGCGGACGTCCTCAGTGCGGTGGACGCCCGCTTCTCCGTCGCGGCCACACTGTCGGCCGGCGTTCAACTGGCAACAGCACTGCCGGTGTTGGCGGCGGGCGGCGGACCGGTGGTGGAGAAGACGCTGTCCGGCGCGCTGTCCGGCCGGACGACCGTCGCGCTGGCGGCCACCGACGTCACGGCGGGCACCGACCTGACCGGCCTGCGCACCGAGGTGCGGCTCGCCGGGGACGGTGTGCGGGTGTCGGGCGAGAAGCAGTGGATCGCCAACGCCACCACCGCCGCGTCGTTCCTCGTACTGGCCCGCCACCGCCCCGGCCGTCACTTCACCGACTTCACGTGGATCCTGGTGCCCGCCGACGCGCCCGGTGTCACGGTGCGGCCCGCGCCGTCCGCGTTGTTCGCGGACTCGGGCGTCGGCCATGTGGAGTTCGACGACGTGGCCCTGAGCCGGGAGCACGTGGTGGGCCGGGTGGGTCTGGGCCTGCCTCTCTTCGCCCGGCACATCGCGGGCGAGCGTCTCGCCGGTGCCCTGTGGGGGGTGGCCCTGTGCCGCCGCGTCCTGGCCGACACACACCGTCGGCTGTCCGGCCGCGCACACGGCACGGGAACCCTGTGGGACCTCGACCACGTACGCCAGCGCTTCGCACGGTGCCTCGTTCGCGTGCAGGAACTCCAGGCACTCGCCGCGTGCCGGGGCGAGGCGGTGGCGACCCGGTACGACACGGCGGCGGCCGCCACCCTGAAAGCCGCGGCCGGCAGCACCGTCACCGACGTACTGGCCGAGTGCGCGCAGTTGTGGGGCTCGGCGGGGTTCGCCACCGGCGGCATCCAGGAAGTCCGCGCCCAGGCGGCGCTGTTCGGGATCGGCGGGGGCGCGACAGAGGTGGTGCTCGACCTGGTGGCGGACAACGCCGGACGACTGCTGGACGCCCTGGCCCGCCCAGGCACGCTGCCATGA
- a CDS encoding 4'-phosphopantetheinyl transferase family protein, with protein sequence MTEPAAEAISAPVTVADEVWVAVAALDRVAPSGHRDDRLRAVALPEWRAAEFLAGRGLLRELLAAVRPRLADRDVVTDVRGKPRLRGRPGVGVSVSHSRGTVAVAVAVGRELGVDVQQPRETVSATLTRRLLGEHARDLTGLSAAGVAREAAWVWTAQEACVKAGGEGLRGRPWSIDVPQGARAGHWGDYRWVSLREHSAIPLSCAFGRRSTARSAQHTFTTGKGDRQT encoded by the coding sequence ATGACGGAGCCCGCAGCGGAAGCCATATCGGCACCTGTGACGGTCGCGGACGAGGTGTGGGTGGCCGTGGCTGCTCTCGACCGGGTCGCGCCGAGCGGTCACCGGGACGACCGCCTCCGGGCCGTCGCCCTGCCCGAATGGCGGGCCGCCGAGTTCCTGGCCGGCCGCGGTCTGCTGCGCGAACTGCTGGCGGCGGTCCGCCCCCGGCTGGCCGACCGGGACGTCGTCACCGACGTACGAGGCAAGCCCCGCCTGCGCGGGCGGCCCGGTGTCGGCGTCAGCGTCTCGCACAGCCGGGGCACGGTGGCGGTGGCCGTCGCGGTCGGCCGGGAGCTGGGCGTGGACGTGCAGCAGCCGCGGGAGACGGTTTCCGCGACGCTGACGCGCAGGCTGCTGGGAGAGCACGCGCGGGACCTGACAGGACTGTCCGCGGCGGGAGTGGCCCGGGAGGCGGCGTGGGTATGGACGGCCCAGGAAGCATGCGTCAAGGCCGGGGGAGAGGGGCTGCGGGGCCGGCCGTGGTCGATCGACGTACCGCAGGGCGCCCGCGCGGGCCACTGGGGCGACTACCGCTGGGTCAGCCTGCGCGAGCACTCGGCGATCCCGCTGAGCTGCGCGTTCGGCAGGCGAAGCACAGCGCGGAGCGCACAACACACCTTCACCACGGGAAAGGGCGATCGGCAGACATGA